In Zingiber officinale cultivar Zhangliang chromosome 8B, Zo_v1.1, whole genome shotgun sequence, a single genomic region encodes these proteins:
- the LOC122016381 gene encoding probable pectate lyase 8, with the protein MAGGSRSIAAPLLLLLLLGLIVLLGGGTVGRIRIGSERSSDSRSDHTSRRSLREATRNPREAVASIEERAKTKTAEAAVDYPDEVASTVIMSIRNNTARRSLAYLSCGTGNPIDDCWRCDPDWHNNRKRLADCGIGFGRNAIGGRDGNFYVVTDSGDDDPVNPRPGTLRYAVIQDEPLWITFKQDMVITLKEELIMNSFKTIDGRGRNVHIANGACITIQYISNVIIHGLHIHDCKPTGNAMVRSSPSHYGWRTMADGDAISIFGSSHVWVDHCSLSNCADGLVDAVMGSTAITVSNSYFTHHNEVMLLGHSDSYESDKSMQVTIAFNHFGEGLIQRMPRCRHGYFHVVNNDYTHWEMYAIGGSANPTINSQGNRYLAPSDPFAKEVTKRVDTDESTWKDWNWRSEGDLLLNGAFFTPSGAGASVSYSRASSLGARSSSLVGTLTSNAGVLACQEGTQC; encoded by the exons ATGGCGGGGGGTTCAAGGTCGATTGCAGCTCCTCTGCTGCTGTTGCTGCTCCTAGGGCTCATAGTGCTATTGGGCGGGGGAACAGTGGGGCGGATTCGGATTGGAAGCGAGAGGTCGTCGGATTCGAg GAGCGACCACACTTCTCGGAGGAGCTTGAGGGAGGCGACACGCAATCCGAGGGAGGCTGTTGCTTCCATCGAAGAGAG GGCTAAAACCAAAACTGCAGAAGCCGCAGTTGATTACCCTGACGAGGTTGCTTCTACTGTCATCAT GTCCATAAGAAACAACACAGCTCGCAGGTCTCTTGCTTACCTGTCATGTGGCACAGGCAACCCAATTGATGATTGCTGGCGGTGTGATCCTGACTGGCACAACAATCGGAAAAGACTTGCTGATTGTGGGATTGGCTTTGGTCGAAATGCCATTGGTGGCCGGGATGGAAATTTCTATGTGGTGACAGACTCTGGCGATGATGATCCTGTGAATCCACGGCCAGGAACACTTAGATATGCAGTCATCCAGGATGAACCCCTCTGGATCACTTTTAAGCAGGACATGGTGATCACACTCAAGGAGGAGCTTATCATGAACAGTTTCAAGACAATTGATGGACGTGGTAGAAATGTCCACATTGCCAACGGAGCTTGCATTACCATCCAATATATCTCCAATGTCATCATCCATGGGCTCCACATCCATGACTGCAAACCCACTGGAAATGCTATGGTTCGCAGTTCTCCTTCCCATTATGGATGGAGAACCATGGCTGATGGGGATGCAATTTCCATCTTTGGTTCTAGCCATGTCTGGGTGGACCATTGCTCTCTGTCCAACTGTGCGGATGGACTTGTTGATGCGGTAATGGGCTCTACTGCTATTACAGTCTCCAACAGTTATTTCACCCACCACAATGAG GTTATGCTTTTGGGCCACAGTGATTCTTATGAAAGTGACAAATCTATGCAAGTTACAATTGCATTTAACCATTTTGGGGAGGGACTCATTCAGAGAATGCCCAG GTGCAGGCATGGTTACTTTCATGTGGTTAACAACGATTATACACACTGGGAAATGTATGCCATTGGTGGGAGTGCTAATCCAACCATCAACAGCCAGGGCAACCGATATCTTGCCCCTTCTGATCCATTTGCAAAAGAG GTAACCAAGAGAGTGGACACAGACGAAAGCACATGGAAGGACTGGAATTGGAGGTCAGAAGGTGACCTGCTGCTAAATGGTGCTTTTTTCACCCCCTCTGGTGCAGGTGCTTCAGTTAGCTACTCAAGAGCGTCCAGTCTCGGAGCTAGGTCTTCTTCTCTGGTTGGCACATTGACTTCTAATGCTGGAGTTCTTGCGTGCCAAGAAGGGACCCAATGCTAA
- the LOC122016382 gene encoding dehydration-responsive element-binding protein 2C-like, which translates to MRSEENPKKQRKCCLLRQSRKGCMKGKGGPENQTCPFRGVRQRTWGKWVAEIREPNRGARLWLGTFPSALEAAQTYDNAARTLYGDCARLNLHAPSPPLPKLERACLSATCSTEDASASESVASFPGIPGSSAGYFCGGELDDLDDYVTRLPKAGNFGLEAFVPLFDDDSVGWSEVESVPELMNSDEMQLSWCS; encoded by the coding sequence ATGAGGTCGGAGGAGAACCCTAAGAAGCAGAGGAAATGCTGCTTGCTGAGGCAGTCGAGGAAGGGCTGCATGAAGGGGAAGGGCGGTCCGGAGAACCAGACCTGCCCCTTCCGAGGCGTGCGCCAGCGGACCTGGGGCAAGTGGGTGGCCGAGATCCGCGAGCCCAACCGCGGCGCCCGCCTCTGGCTTGGCACCTTTCCCTCCGCCCTCGAGGCGGCCCAGACCTACGACAACGCCGCCCGCACCCTCTACGGCGACTGCGCCCGCCTCAACCTCCACGCTCCGTCTCCGCCCCTCCCCAAGTTAGAGCGCGCCTGCTTGTCCGCCACCTGTTCGACGGAAGACGCCAGTGCCAGCGAGTCGGTGGCGAGCTTCCCTGGGATCCCTGGATCGTCGGCGGGCTATTTCTGCGGCGGGGAGTTGGACGACTTGGACGATTACGTGACGAGGTTACCTAAAGCAGGGAACTTTGGACTCGAAGCTTTCGTTCCGCTCTTCGACGACGACAGCGTTGGGTGGTCGGAGGTAGAGTCTGTGCCGGAATTGATGAACTCTGACGAAATGCAATTGTCTTGGTGTTCTTGA